One region of Peromyscus eremicus chromosome 4, PerEre_H2_v1, whole genome shotgun sequence genomic DNA includes:
- the Birc7 gene encoding baculoviral IAP repeat-containing protein 7 → MFSPADLLRAAVLSMGPEGRARDLFCGPELSHREDSNGPTQEQCGPHRARSHVLVQDCLDGQILGQLRTLSEEEDSSGATFLGEPAFPEMDSEDLRLASFYDWPSTAGIHPEPLAAAGFFHTGQQDKVRCFFCYGGLQSWEHGDDPWTEHARWFPRCRFLLQSKGRDFVERIQACTPLLSSWDQWEEPEDTVPATPSAPAHGGPEMLTSRRQTQPEDASEPGAGDVQEQLRQLQEERTCKVCLHRAVSVVFVPCGHLVCTECAPNLQVCPICRVPICSCVRTFLS, encoded by the exons ATGTTTTCTCCTGCAGACTTGCTCAGAGCTGCTGTTCTCTCCATGGGGCCTGAGGGTAGGGCCAGGGACTTGTTCTGTGGCCCAGAGCTAAGTCACAGGGAAGATAGCAACGGCCCCACACAGGAGCAGTGTGGACCCCACCGTGCACGTAGCCATGTCCTGGTCCAGGACTGCCTAGATGGGCAGATCTTGGGCCAGTTGCGCACCCTGTCAGAAGAGGAAGACTCTTCTGGGGCTACCTTTCTTGGGGAGCCTGCCTTCCCTGAGATGGATTCAGAGGATCTCCGTCTGGCTTCCTTCTACGACTGGCCATCCACTGCTGGGATTCACCCTGAGCCATTGGCTGCTGCTGGCTTCTTCCATACAG GCCAGCAGGACAAGGTGAGATGTTTCTTCTGCTATGGGGGTCTGCAGAGCTGGGAACACGGGGATGACCCCTGGACAGAGCATGCCCGATGGTTCCCCAG GTGTCGGTTCCTGCTACAGTCAAAAGGAAGGGACTTTGTGGAAAGAATCCAGGCCTGCACCCCCTTGCTTAGCTCCTGG GACCAATGGGAAGAACCAGAAGATACAGTCCCTGCCACCCCCTCAG CTCCTGCCCATGGAGGCCCTGAGATGCTCACATCCAGAAGACAGACGCAGCCTGAAGATGCCAGTGAGCCAG GAGCTGGGGATGTGCAGGAACAGCTGCGACAGCTGCAGGAGGAGAGAACATGCAAGGTGTGCCTGCATCGAGCCGTGTCTGTAGTCTTCGTGCCCTGTGGCCACCTGGTCTGTACTGAGTGTGCCCCCAACCTGCAGGTGTGCCCTATCTGCAGGGTGCCTATCTGTAGCTGCGTACGCACCTTCCTGTCCTAA